The following proteins are encoded in a genomic region of Dasypus novemcinctus isolate mDasNov1 chromosome 3, mDasNov1.1.hap2, whole genome shotgun sequence:
- the LOC131278087 gene encoding uncharacterized protein isoform X2 — protein MEQHLLSGHLGREDLGASNVLGNRKVVLPTRQTLMKMIPRVDHASGDTSQPQDVLRSKDRLDPIHGTIRGFTLQRRSHLAQDRSHFRQPRESTLEGSTLHLARAFRAFESDHYGLEEDIIWRQIVITAPCTEDNLGPDHLGEEFPFSSGLGMHDHTVRPTQLVLHRLLTGAFDHPCQNFGGHPRGNFPHLQDALMLQGPMSSVHVQMTSVTLKWHSCPAHAPLGGHECSEPEPEPGGSALYLARALRALEGNPDGAEEDILWKQIVITAPCTEDNLGPDHLGEEFPFSSGLGMHDHTVRPTQLVLHRLLTGAFDHPCQNFGGHPRAKIPQCLDPLILQCLNTFMAPAPATAPAQDGLEPLPFSDVRLGLEFEEASWCIRGTPTLSFHFVSVSEMLACIPLWPEVELDTAPFPAPTSQSPGEPSKEQEKSLPEDQGLAVCLYLGPAQEKEPSFPPPEQVILFFVITFSLMFFIFHCHIYFFFLGMY, from the exons ATGGAGCAACACCTGCTGTCTGGCCACTTGGGCAGGGAGGACCTGGGCGCATCCAACGTCCTGGGGAACAGGAAAGTGGTCCTCCCCACTAGGCAAACCCTGATGAAAATgatccccag GGTGGACCATGCAAGTGGGGACACTTCTCAGCCACAGGACGTTCTTAGATCCAAGGACCGGCTGGACCCTATACATGGGACTATAAGGGGCTTCACACTTCAACGGAGGTCCCATCTTGCACAGGATAGATCTCACTTTCGTCAACCAAGAGAGTCCACCTTAGAAG GGTCCACCCTCCATCTGGCCAGGGCTTTTAGAGCCTTTGAGAGCGATCATTATGGGCTCGAGGAAGACATCATCTGGAGGCAGATTGTCATCACTGCTCCCTGCACAGAGGACAACCTCGGGCCCGACCACCTGGGCGAGGAGTTCCCATTCTCCTCTGGGCTTGGAATGCACGACCATACCGTGAGGCCCACACAACTCGTCCTGCACAGGCTCCTCACCGG TGCCTTTGACCATCCGTGCCAGAACTTCGGGGGCCATCCTCGTGGGAACTTTCCCCATCTCCAGGATGCACTGATGCTCCAGGGACCCATGTCGTCTGTGCATGTGCAGATGACTTCTGTGACACTGAAATGGCATTCATGTCCTGCCCATGCCCCACTTGGGGGCCATGAATGCAGCGAGCCCGAGCCCGAGCCCGGAG GGTCTGCCCTTTACCTGGCCAGAGCTCTGCGAGCCTTGGAGGGCAATCCTGATGGAGCTGAGGAGGACATCCTCTGGAAGCAGATTGTCATCACTGCCCCCTGCACAGAGGACAACCTCGGGCCCGACCACCTGGGCGAGGAGTTCCCATTCTCCTCTGGGCTTGGAATGCACGACCATACCGTGAGGCCCACACAACTCGTCCTGCACAGGCTCCTCACCGG TGCCTTCGACCATCCGTGCCAGAACTTCGGGGGCCATCCTCGTGCTAAGATTCCCCAGTGCCTGGACCCATTGATACTCCAGTGCCTGAACACTTTCATGG CTCCCGCTCCTGCTACAGCACCTGCACAGGATGGTCTGGAGCCGCTTCCATTTTCGGATGTTAGACTAGGTTTGGAGTTTGAAGAAGCATCATGGTGCATTCGTGGAACTCCAACCCTGAGTTTTCACTTCGTGTCTGTATCTGAGATGTTGGCATGTATACCATTATGGCCAGAGGTTGAGCTGGATACAGCACCATTCCCGGCTCCCACATCACAGTCCCCAGGAGAGCCCTCTAAGGAGCAGGAAAAATCCCTGCCGGAAGACCAGGGCTTAGCCGTATGTCTCTATCTTGGGCCTGCTCAAGAAAAAGAGCCATCTTTCCCCCCTCCTGAGCaggtcattttattctttgttatcacattttcccttatgttctttatttttcattgtcatatttactttttctttttaggtatgtATTAA
- the LOC131278087 gene encoding uncharacterized protein isoform X3 yields the protein MFSCCCLPTSQGHGRRKTQSESLIRRCRRWLNPQQGRVRPFGRRKSKSSSSSEQDDCVDCVIDTTSLSRVPVHTATNRSQKRREDENDTAEEIIDPGLVQSFRASQNMEQHLLSGHLGREDLGASNVLGNRKVVLPTRQTLMKMIPRVDHASGDTSQPQDVLRSKDRLDPIHGTIRGFTLQRRSHLAQDRSHFRQPRESTLEGSTLHLARAFRAFESDHYGLEEDIIWRQIVITAPCTEDNLGPDHLGEEFPFSSGLGMHDHTVRPTQLVLHRLLTGAFDHPCQNFGGHPRGNFPHLQDALMLQGPMSSVHVQMTSVTLKWHSCPAHAPLGGHECSEPEPEPGVPSTIRARTSGAILVLRFPSAWTH from the exons ATGTTCTCTTGTTGCTGCCTGCCTACTTCGCAAGGCCATGGCCGCAGGAAAACGCAAAGTGAGAGCCTGATACGACGTTGTAGGCGTTGGCTCAACCCTCAACAGGGAAGAGTCCGTCCATTTGGCAGAAGGAAATCCAAG AGCTCATCCAGCTCAGAGCAGGATGACTGTGTCGACTGTGTCATCGACACCACTTCGCTGAGCAGGGTGCCCGTGCACACGGCCAccaacagaagccagaagagaagagag GATGAAAATGACACGGCTGAGGAAATAATAGATCCCGGCTTGGTGCAGAGCTTTAGAGCCAGCCAGAACATGGAGCAACACCTGCTGTCTGGCCACTTGGGCAGGGAGGACCTGGGCGCATCCAACGTCCTGGGGAACAGGAAAGTGGTCCTCCCCACTAGGCAAACCCTGATGAAAATgatccccag GGTGGACCATGCAAGTGGGGACACTTCTCAGCCACAGGACGTTCTTAGATCCAAGGACCGGCTGGACCCTATACATGGGACTATAAGGGGCTTCACACTTCAACGGAGGTCCCATCTTGCACAGGATAGATCTCACTTTCGTCAACCAAGAGAGTCCACCTTAGAAG GGTCCACCCTCCATCTGGCCAGGGCTTTTAGAGCCTTTGAGAGCGATCATTATGGGCTCGAGGAAGACATCATCTGGAGGCAGATTGTCATCACTGCTCCCTGCACAGAGGACAACCTCGGGCCCGACCACCTGGGCGAGGAGTTCCCATTCTCCTCTGGGCTTGGAATGCACGACCATACCGTGAGGCCCACACAACTCGTCCTGCACAGGCTCCTCACCGG TGCCTTTGACCATCCGTGCCAGAACTTCGGGGGCCATCCTCGTGGGAACTTTCCCCATCTCCAGGATGCACTGATGCTCCAGGGACCCATGTCGTCTGTGCATGTGCAGATGACTTCTGTGACACTGAAATGGCATTCATGTCCTGCCCATGCCCCACTTGGGGGCCATGAATGCAGCGAGCCCGAGCCCGAGCCCGGAG TGCCTTCGACCATCCGTGCCAGAACTTCGGGGGCCATCCTCGTGCTAAGATTCCCCAGTGCCTGGACCCATTGA
- the LOC131278087 gene encoding uncharacterized protein isoform X1: MFSCCCLPTSQGHGRRKTQSESLIRRCRRWLNPQQGRVRPFGRRKSKSSSSSEQDDCVDCVIDTTSLSRVPVHTATNRSQKRREDENDTAEEIIDPGLVQSFRASQNMEQHLLSGHLGREDLGASNVLGNRKVVLPTRQTLMKMIPRVDHASGDTSQPQDVLRSKDRLDPIHGTIRGFTLQRRSHLAQDRSHFRQPRESTLEGSTLHLARAFRAFESDHYGLEEDIIWRQIVITAPCTEDNLGPDHLGEEFPFSSGLGMHDHTVRPTQLVLHRLLTGAFDHPCQNFGGHPRGNFPHLQDALMLQGPMSSVHVQMTSVTLKWHSCPAHAPLGGHECSEPEPEPGGSALYLARALRALEGNPDGAEEDILWKQIVITAPCTEDNLGPDHLGEEFPFSSGLGMHDHTVRPTQLVLHRLLTGAFDHPCQNFGGHPRAKIPQCLDPLILQCLNTFMAPAPATAPAQDGLEPLPFSDVRLGLEFEEASWCIRGTPTLSFHFVSVSEMLACIPLWPEVELDTAPFPAPTSQSPGEPSKEQEKSLPEDQGLAVCLYLGPAQEKEPSFPPPEQVILFFVITFSLMFFIFHCHIYFFFLGMY; this comes from the exons ATGTTCTCTTGTTGCTGCCTGCCTACTTCGCAAGGCCATGGCCGCAGGAAAACGCAAAGTGAGAGCCTGATACGACGTTGTAGGCGTTGGCTCAACCCTCAACAGGGAAGAGTCCGTCCATTTGGCAGAAGGAAATCCAAG AGCTCATCCAGCTCAGAGCAGGATGACTGTGTCGACTGTGTCATCGACACCACTTCGCTGAGCAGGGTGCCCGTGCACACGGCCAccaacagaagccagaagagaagagag GATGAAAATGACACGGCTGAGGAAATAATAGATCCCGGCTTGGTGCAGAGCTTTAGAGCCAGCCAGAACATGGAGCAACACCTGCTGTCTGGCCACTTGGGCAGGGAGGACCTGGGCGCATCCAACGTCCTGGGGAACAGGAAAGTGGTCCTCCCCACTAGGCAAACCCTGATGAAAATgatccccag GGTGGACCATGCAAGTGGGGACACTTCTCAGCCACAGGACGTTCTTAGATCCAAGGACCGGCTGGACCCTATACATGGGACTATAAGGGGCTTCACACTTCAACGGAGGTCCCATCTTGCACAGGATAGATCTCACTTTCGTCAACCAAGAGAGTCCACCTTAGAAG GGTCCACCCTCCATCTGGCCAGGGCTTTTAGAGCCTTTGAGAGCGATCATTATGGGCTCGAGGAAGACATCATCTGGAGGCAGATTGTCATCACTGCTCCCTGCACAGAGGACAACCTCGGGCCCGACCACCTGGGCGAGGAGTTCCCATTCTCCTCTGGGCTTGGAATGCACGACCATACCGTGAGGCCCACACAACTCGTCCTGCACAGGCTCCTCACCGG TGCCTTTGACCATCCGTGCCAGAACTTCGGGGGCCATCCTCGTGGGAACTTTCCCCATCTCCAGGATGCACTGATGCTCCAGGGACCCATGTCGTCTGTGCATGTGCAGATGACTTCTGTGACACTGAAATGGCATTCATGTCCTGCCCATGCCCCACTTGGGGGCCATGAATGCAGCGAGCCCGAGCCCGAGCCCGGAG GGTCTGCCCTTTACCTGGCCAGAGCTCTGCGAGCCTTGGAGGGCAATCCTGATGGAGCTGAGGAGGACATCCTCTGGAAGCAGATTGTCATCACTGCCCCCTGCACAGAGGACAACCTCGGGCCCGACCACCTGGGCGAGGAGTTCCCATTCTCCTCTGGGCTTGGAATGCACGACCATACCGTGAGGCCCACACAACTCGTCCTGCACAGGCTCCTCACCGG TGCCTTCGACCATCCGTGCCAGAACTTCGGGGGCCATCCTCGTGCTAAGATTCCCCAGTGCCTGGACCCATTGATACTCCAGTGCCTGAACACTTTCATGG CTCCCGCTCCTGCTACAGCACCTGCACAGGATGGTCTGGAGCCGCTTCCATTTTCGGATGTTAGACTAGGTTTGGAGTTTGAAGAAGCATCATGGTGCATTCGTGGAACTCCAACCCTGAGTTTTCACTTCGTGTCTGTATCTGAGATGTTGGCATGTATACCATTATGGCCAGAGGTTGAGCTGGATACAGCACCATTCCCGGCTCCCACATCACAGTCCCCAGGAGAGCCCTCTAAGGAGCAGGAAAAATCCCTGCCGGAAGACCAGGGCTTAGCCGTATGTCTCTATCTTGGGCCTGCTCAAGAAAAAGAGCCATCTTTCCCCCCTCCTGAGCaggtcattttattctttgttatcacattttcccttatgttctttatttttcattgtcatatttactttttctttttaggtatgtATTAA